CGACCTCGGCGGGTTCGTGGCCGCGACCTGGCTGCGGGGCGTCGCGGTGGTCCACGTCCCGACCACCGTGCTGGCGATGGTCGATGCCGCGGTCGGCGGCAAGACCGGGATCAACACCCCCGCCGGCAAGAACCTGGTCGGCTCCTTCCACGAGCCGGCCGGTGTGCTGTGCGACCTCGCGCTGCTCGAGACCCTGCCGCGCGCCGAGGTCGTGGCCGGGCTCGGCGAGGTCGTGAAGTGCGGCTTCATCGCCGACCCGCGCATCCTCGAGCTCGTCGAGCAGACCGACCCGTCGGAGCTGACCGCGGACTCGCCGGTGCTGCGCGAGCTGGTCGAGCGCGCGATCCGGGTCAAGGCCGACGTCGTCGCCGACGACCTCAAGGAGACCGGGGGAGTCGACGGCCATCCCGGCCGGGAGGTCCTCAACTACGGGCACACCCTCGCGCACGCCATCGAGAGGGCCACCGACTACTCCATCCGGCACGGCGAGGCCGTGGCGCTGGGGTGCGTGTACGTCGCCGAGCTGGCCGCGCGCGCCGGGTCGCTGTCGCCCGAGGTCGTCGAGCGCCACCGCGCGGTGTTCGGCCGGGTCGGCCTGCCGACCTCGTGGAGCGGCGCCGACTTCGACACCCTGCTCGCCACGATGCGGGTGGACAAGAAGGCCCGCGGCAACCAGCTGCGCTTCGTCGTGCTCGAGGACCTGGCCCGGCCGGTCGTGCTCGCCGGTCCGTCCGAGGCGGACCTGCGGGCGTCGTACGCTTCCCTAGGCTCGGGCGCATGAGCAAGCGTGACGTCTACGTCCTCAACGGCCCCAACCTGGGCCGCCTCGGCAGGCGCCAGCCGGAGATCTACGGCACGACGACGCACCTCGACCTGCAGAACGAGCTGATGCCGCGGTGGGGCAAGGAGCTCGGGCTCAAGATCCACTTCTCGCAGACCAACCACGAGGGCGAGCTGCTCGACTGGCTCAACCACGCGGCCGACAAGGCCTGGCCGGTCGTGCTCAACGCGGGCGCCTGGACCCACTACTCCTACGCCCTCTACGACGCCTGCGCGCAGCTGACCGCGCCGCTCGTCGAGGTGCACATCAGCGCGCCGTCGAAGCGGCCCGAGGAGTTCCGGCACACCTCGGTCGTCACCCCCCACGCTGCGAAGGTGATCGAGGGCGAGGGCATCGACGGCTACCGGCAGGCGCTGGAATTCATCGCAGCGCGGCCTGCCCACTAGACTTGTCGGTCGGCCCTGTGTCGTGTGCTGGGGCCGACCCGATCTTCGACATCTCGACAGAAGGCTGACGCATGGCAACGACGAACGACCTCAAGAACGGCATGGTGCTGAACCTGGAGGGCCAGCTCTGGCAGGTGGTCGAGTTCCAGCACGTGAAGCCGGGCAAGGGCCCCGCGTTCGTCCGCACCAAGCTCAAGCACGTCGAGTCGGGCAAGAACGTCGACAAGACCTTCAACGCCGGCACCAAGGTCGAGACCGCCACGGTCGACCGCCGCTCGTT
The genomic region above belongs to Nocardioides sp. QY071 and contains:
- a CDS encoding type II 3-dehydroquinate dehydratase, with protein sequence MSKRDVYVLNGPNLGRLGRRQPEIYGTTTHLDLQNELMPRWGKELGLKIHFSQTNHEGELLDWLNHAADKAWPVVLNAGAWTHYSYALYDACAQLTAPLVEVHISAPSKRPEEFRHTSVVTPHAAKVIEGEGIDGYRQALEFIAARPAH
- the aroB gene encoding 3-dehydroquinate synthase, translated to MSEPTVIAVTAAAPYDVVVGHGVLDRLRGLLPVGVQRVAIITPESLEDLLEPFADLLEGLDVVVLQVPDGEEAKNWEVAAACWESLGEEGFTRSDAVVTLGGGATTDLGGFVAATWLRGVAVVHVPTTVLAMVDAAVGGKTGINTPAGKNLVGSFHEPAGVLCDLALLETLPRAEVVAGLGEVVKCGFIADPRILELVEQTDPSELTADSPVLRELVERAIRVKADVVADDLKETGGVDGHPGREVLNYGHTLAHAIERATDYSIRHGEAVALGCVYVAELAARAGSLSPEVVERHRAVFGRVGLPTSWSGADFDTLLATMRVDKKARGNQLRFVVLEDLARPVVLAGPSEADLRASYASLGSGA